The Micromonospora siamensis genome contains the following window.
GGCCGGGTGGAGAGAGGGGGGCAGTCAGGAGAGGAGGCCGCCCAGGAGGCCGCCCTGCTGCTGCTGGGCGCCGCTGCCCTGGACCGGGGGCTCCTCGGAGGGCTGGACCACCACGAAGCCCTGGCCGGCGAAGCTCATGGTGAACGCCTCGCCGGTGCTCCGACCGAGCAGGGTGCCCAGGCCGAGCTGCTCCGCGCGGTGGTAGCCGGTCTGCAGGTTCGCCGACCAGCAGACGGCCGCCTGCGGGTCCACGTACGTCGGCTGGTCGACGTTGAGCACGACCGGGGTGCCCTTGGTGGTGATGGCGATCCGCCCGTGTCCGCTGAACACGCAGTTGAACAGGCCGGACGAGGAGGCCATGCCGGCGCCGCCGACCATCCGGATGTCGTACTGGAGGGTGGAGTCGAACGCCAGCACGCTGGAGCCGTTGATGGAGAGGGCGTCA
Protein-coding sequences here:
- a CDS encoding AIM24 family protein yields the protein MRSALFSAENLEKESAQPGMRLQNSKMLKIELNGEAMARVGSMVAYQGQVQFQALGSGGIGKFIKQRLTGEGVPLMKISGQGDVFLAELSKDVHVIDLEPGDALSINGSSVLAFDSTLQYDIRMVGGAGMASSSGLFNCVFSGHGRIAITTKGTPVVLNVDQPTYVDPQAAVCWSANLQTGYHRAEQLGLGTLLGRSTGEAFTMSFAGQGFVVVQPSEEPPVQGSGAQQQQGGLLGGLLS